A window of Campylobacter cuniculorum DSM 23162 = LMG 24588 contains these coding sequences:
- a CDS encoding AtpZ/AtpI family protein — protein MSEKRRKIIRKSLEAADGLSLGISIVVAVLIGIALGILMKKFTPYPWLFWVGVFWGVAAAILNVYKAYKAQVKSYEEFEKRDLLVKKTQKKSE, from the coding sequence ATGAGTGAAAAAAGACGCAAAATCATTCGCAAAAGCCTCGAAGCAGCCGATGGATTAAGTCTTGGAATTTCTATTGTTGTTGCAGTTTTAATCGGCATAGCTCTTGGAATTTTGATGAAAAAATTCACACCCTACCCTTGGCTTTTTTGGGTGGGAGTGTTTTGGGGCGTTGCTGCAGCAATTTTAAATGTCTATAAAGCTTACAAGGCTCAAGTTAAATCCTATGAAGAATTTGAAAAAAGAGATCTTTTGGTTAAGAAAACTCAAAAAAAGAGTGAATGA
- a CDS encoding molybdopterin molybdotransferase MoeA, with product MKNVFETLMDLEKQIKALDEFELVSLEYAKGRFLYEDLKARKDLPSFDNAALDGYAFNYADKDEPLSIKGTIFAGDTHSYELGKNECYKIMTGAKMPKNADTILMLEDEKLQNQKLIISKEIKQNNAHRYRGEELKKDELILKKGEYLTAAKIALLSSQGLYKIKVFRKIKIGIFSSGDELKEAWEFCSDENIYNVNALALNALFSESNCEVSYLGIIKDDFISTKNSLEKQNFDLLLCSGGASVGEADFMENALISLEFKALFKGIKARPARPTKLYEKNEKYVLILPGNPMAAYLACFIFGLKILRLLCGNSDNELKIFAKMGKTLKLKSGRNNFILGNLKEGLFYPTNDNRFGSGMIKPLIQSQFLLISNENQAELKEGEELNLILL from the coding sequence ATGAAAAATGTTTTTGAAACCTTAATGGATTTAGAAAAGCAAATCAAAGCTTTAGATGAATTTGAACTCGTTTCTTTAGAATACGCCAAAGGAAGATTTTTATATGAAGATTTAAAAGCAAGAAAAGATTTACCGAGTTTTGATAATGCCGCTTTGGATGGTTATGCGTTTAATTATGCGGATAAAGATGAGCCTTTAAGCATTAAAGGGACAATTTTTGCTGGAGATACTCATTCTTATGAGCTCGGTAAAAACGAATGTTATAAAATAATGACGGGTGCAAAAATGCCCAAAAATGCTGATACAATCTTGATGCTTGAAGATGAAAAACTGCAGAATCAAAAGCTCATCATTTCTAAAGAAATCAAACAAAACAATGCTCATCGCTATAGAGGTGAGGAGTTGAAAAAAGATGAGCTCATTCTTAAAAAAGGCGAATATTTAACTGCTGCAAAAATCGCACTTTTATCTTCTCAAGGCTTATATAAAATTAAAGTTTTTAGAAAAATAAAAATAGGCATTTTTTCAAGTGGAGATGAACTCAAAGAAGCTTGGGAATTTTGCAGTGATGAAAACATTTATAATGTCAATGCTCTTGCTTTAAATGCCCTATTTTCTGAATCTAATTGCGAAGTGTCTTATCTTGGAATCATCAAAGATGATTTTATTTCAACCAAAAATTCTTTAGAAAAGCAAAATTTTGATCTTTTGCTTTGTAGTGGCGGTGCGAGTGTGGGTGAAGCTGATTTTATGGAAAATGCTTTAATTTCACTTGAATTTAAGGCACTTTTTAAGGGTATAAAAGCAAGACCAGCAAGACCAACCAAACTCTATGAAAAAAATGAAAAATATGTCTTAATCTTACCCGGAAATCCTATGGCAGCTTATTTGGCTTGTTTTATTTTTGGGCTTAAAATTTTAAGGCTTTTGTGCGGAAATTCAGACAATGAGCTTAAAATTTTTGCTAAAATGGGAAAAACTTTAAAACTTAAAAGCGGAAGAAATAATTTCATTTTAGGAAATTTAAAAGAAGGTCTTTTTTATCCTACAAACGACAATCGCTTTGGTTCTGGTATGATAAAGCCTTTAATTCAAAGTCAATTTTTATTGATTAGTAATGAAAATCAGGCAGAACTTAAAGAAGGTGAAGAATTAAACTTAATTTTACTTTAA
- the hemL gene encoding glutamate-1-semialdehyde 2,1-aminomutase: MTNLEAFDEACKFIAGGVNSPVRAFSNVQSHPLFIAKGKGAFITDIENKTYIDYVQSWGPLLFGHCDKKIQKACKNALKNGSSFGAPTLLETELAKLILENFPHLSKIRFVNSGTEATMSAIRLARAFTKKNKILKFEGCYHGHSDSLLVSAGSGASTFNTPSSLGVLNEFAQQTLVATYNDIESVKILFENHKDIACVIIEPIAGNMGLVPAKQKFLEELAKLCKENQTLLIFDEVMSGFRASFLGSFGINQIKADIVTFGKVIGGGLPAAAFASRDEIMNLLSPKGGVYQAGTLSGNPLAMAAGIASITQAKNDPKLFIRLEKLAKKLSKGMKSLAKERGIPLKTRYVGSMFGYFFTDKKVRNYQDALKSDLSLFAKFHAKMLENGIYLAPSQFETSFICSKMNQETLALTLEAVNKSFKSL, from the coding sequence ATGACAAATTTAGAAGCTTTCGATGAAGCTTGCAAATTTATAGCCGGAGGCGTGAATTCACCTGTTAGAGCCTTTAGTAATGTGCAAAGTCATCCACTTTTTATTGCTAAGGGCAAAGGTGCATTCATTACAGACATAGAAAATAAGACTTATATTGATTATGTTCAAAGTTGGGGTCCTTTGCTTTTTGGGCATTGTGATAAAAAGATACAAAAAGCTTGTAAAAACGCTTTAAAAAATGGTTCAAGTTTTGGAGCTCCTACTTTGCTTGAAACTGAACTTGCAAAATTGATATTAGAGAATTTTCCACATCTTAGCAAAATTCGCTTTGTAAATAGCGGGACAGAAGCAACGATGAGTGCGATTCGCCTTGCAAGAGCCTTTACAAAAAAAAATAAAATTCTTAAATTCGAGGGTTGTTATCATGGGCATTCGGATTCTTTGCTTGTAAGTGCGGGAAGTGGAGCAAGTACTTTTAATACTCCAAGTTCTTTAGGCGTGTTGAATGAATTTGCTCAACAAACCTTAGTGGCAACTTATAATGATATAGAAAGCGTTAAGATTTTGTTTGAAAATCATAAGGATATTGCTTGTGTTATCATAGAACCTATAGCTGGAAATATGGGCTTAGTGCCTGCAAAGCAAAAATTCTTAGAAGAATTAGCAAAACTTTGCAAAGAAAATCAAACCCTTTTAATTTTCGATGAAGTAATGAGTGGTTTTAGAGCTTCATTTTTAGGTTCTTTTGGGATTAATCAAATCAAAGCCGATATTGTAACTTTTGGTAAAGTTATCGGCGGGGGCTTACCTGCAGCAGCTTTTGCTTCAAGAGATGAAATTATGAATCTTTTAAGCCCAAAAGGTGGAGTGTATCAAGCAGGAACCCTAAGCGGAAATCCTCTTGCAATGGCAGCTGGAATTGCAAGCATCACTCAAGCAAAAAATGACCCTAAACTCTTTATAAGGCTTGAAAAACTCGCTAAAAAACTTAGCAAAGGTATGAAATCACTTGCAAAAGAAAGGGGAATTCCTTTAAAAACTCGCTATGTTGGCTCTATGTTTGGATATTTTTTTACAGATAAAAAAGTAAGAAATTATCAAGACGCTTTAAAATCAGATTTAAGCCTTTTTGCTAAATTTCACGCTAAAATGTTAGAAAATGGGATTTATCTTGCTCCATCTCAATTTGAAACTTCTTTCATTTGTTCAAAAATGAATCAAGAAACACTAGCTCTAACCTTAGAAGCTGTAAATAAGAGTTTTAAAAGTCTATGA
- a CDS encoding Rrf2 family transcriptional regulator, whose translation MLLTKASEYALLSLIYISQKETPQDVDTMAFELDIPKSFLAKILQTLAKDGLLKSFKGAKGGFTLIKEAHCYTIKEIINSAEKKDINVFECSGGTCPSNKEKYCSLLPILVNLQNRIDDFLESITLADIINNGKE comes from the coding sequence GTGCTTTTAACTAAAGCGAGTGAATATGCCTTACTTTCTTTGATTTATATATCTCAAAAAGAAACACCGCAAGATGTAGATACTATGGCTTTTGAGCTTGACATTCCAAAAAGTTTTTTAGCAAAAATTTTGCAAACTTTAGCAAAAGATGGTTTGCTAAAATCTTTTAAGGGAGCTAAGGGAGGTTTTACTCTTATTAAAGAAGCTCATTGCTATACCATCAAAGAAATTATCAATAGTGCAGAAAAAAAAGATATTAATGTGTTTGAATGCAGTGGCGGAACTTGTCCAAGCAATAAAGAAAAATATTGCTCTTTGTTGCCGATTTTGGTTAATTTACAAAATAGAATTGATGATTTTTTAGAATCCATTACTTTAGCAGATATTATCAATAATGGCAAAGAATAA
- the flhA gene encoding flagellar biosynthesis protein FlhA, translating into MAKNKLVNLVFPFLGPLIAPVIKAKSLTIVGFIVCILAIIIVPLPSAILDFFLALSIALSVLIILISIYIPRPTDLTTFPTLILIITLFRLSLNIATTRMILSEGQNGPDSVSEIIAAFGEFVVGGNYVIGVIVFCILVLINFMVVTKGSTRVSEVQARFTLDAMPGKQMAIDADLNAGLIDEETARARRQEIIAEANFYGAMDGSSKFIKGDAVAGIIITIINLIGGFLIGSFQHNMSLSAAAETFTILTIGDGLVSQIPGLITSTATAIIITRASKDEENFAEGTLKQLLSEYRTLLIVGFVLFIFALVPGLPHLSLGFMSLVFLSLGYLTKQVKEGNIDIKSPRKSKPAATKGGSGGGVAMPPVKKSEEEIIKEEEHKINDILKVEVLELELGYGLIKLAESELTERIRSMRRSIAQELGFLMPKIRIRDNLKLKPNEYSFKLKGIAIANAEIYPDKYLAMDSGFVTEEIEGIATKEPAFNSDALWIDANLKDEATLNGYIVIDPASVISTHMNELIKTHASELLTRQEVRNLLDKVKNDYPIIVESALAAVPENIIQKVLKDLLKHQIPIKDMLTILESISDIGEISKSFDMIIEHVRASLARVITNMYLDDKGNLDIFILDPASSAVLMEAVQFRDGTYHLPLSVAQTGVLVDTLKAEVAAVANGRIKPFILCVEPQLRKFISNICFNFNINIVVLSFAEIAENTNFNTEGIIKIEF; encoded by the coding sequence ATGGCAAAGAATAAACTTGTTAATCTAGTTTTTCCCTTTTTAGGACCCTTAATTGCTCCTGTCATTAAGGCTAAAAGTCTTACTATTGTAGGTTTTATCGTTTGTATTTTAGCCATTATCATTGTGCCTTTGCCAAGTGCGATTTTGGATTTTTTTTTGGCACTAAGTATAGCTTTGTCGGTTTTAATCATCTTAATTTCAATTTATATTCCCAGACCTACAGATTTAACAACCTTCCCAACCTTAATTCTTATCATCACTCTTTTTAGACTTTCTTTAAATATTGCCACCACGCGTATGATTTTAAGTGAGGGGCAAAATGGACCCGATTCAGTGAGTGAAATTATCGCAGCATTTGGAGAATTTGTCGTTGGGGGTAATTATGTCATAGGTGTGATTGTCTTTTGTATTTTGGTTTTAATTAATTTTATGGTTGTAACTAAGGGCAGCACAAGAGTTTCTGAAGTCCAAGCCCGTTTTACTCTTGATGCAATGCCCGGTAAGCAAATGGCAATCGACGCGGATTTAAATGCTGGACTGATTGACGAAGAAACCGCAAGAGCAAGGAGGCAAGAGATTATTGCTGAAGCTAATTTTTATGGAGCTATGGATGGTTCGAGCAAATTCATCAAAGGTGATGCAGTTGCTGGGATTATCATCACTATCATCAATCTTATCGGGGGCTTTTTAATCGGCTCTTTTCAACATAATATGAGCTTGAGTGCAGCAGCAGAAACTTTTACGATTTTAACCATAGGCGATGGGCTTGTCTCGCAAATTCCCGGGCTTATCACTTCAACAGCAACAGCCATTATCATTACAAGAGCAAGCAAAGATGAGGAAAATTTCGCCGAAGGCACACTAAAACAGCTTTTAAGTGAATACAGAACCCTTTTGATTGTAGGCTTTGTGCTTTTTATTTTTGCTTTGGTGCCGGGTTTGCCGCATTTATCTTTAGGTTTTATGTCCCTTGTGTTTTTGTCTTTAGGTTATTTAACCAAGCAAGTTAAAGAAGGAAATATCGATATAAAAAGCCCTAGAAAATCCAAACCAGCAGCAACAAAGGGTGGAAGTGGCGGAGGCGTAGCCATGCCACCTGTTAAGAAGAGTGAAGAAGAAATCATCAAAGAAGAAGAGCATAAAATCAACGATATACTTAAGGTTGAAGTGCTTGAGCTTGAGCTTGGTTATGGGTTGATTAAACTTGCAGAATCTGAATTAACAGAACGCATTCGCTCTATGCGCCGTAGTATTGCACAAGAATTAGGATTTTTAATGCCAAAAATTAGAATTCGCGATAATTTAAAGCTTAAACCTAATGAATACAGCTTTAAACTCAAAGGTATTGCAATTGCAAATGCCGAAATTTATCCCGATAAATACTTGGCTATGGATAGTGGTTTTGTTACTGAAGAGATTGAAGGTATTGCGACAAAAGAACCTGCTTTTAATTCCGATGCGCTTTGGATTGATGCGAATTTAAAAGATGAAGCCACTTTAAATGGTTATATTGTTATAGACCCTGCAAGTGTGATTTCAACTCATATGAATGAACTTATAAAAACCCATGCTTCAGAACTTCTCACACGTCAAGAGGTTAGAAATCTTCTTGATAAGGTTAAAAATGATTATCCTATTATTGTTGAAAGTGCTTTAGCAGCTGTGCCTGAAAATATCATACAAAAAGTCCTTAAAGACTTGCTTAAACATCAAATTCCTATCAAAGATATGCTTACGATTTTAGAATCTATAAGTGATATTGGTGAGATTAGCAAAAGTTTTGATATGATTATTGAACATGTTAGGGCATCTTTAGCAAGAGTGATTACAAATATGTATTTAGATGATAAAGGAAATTTGGATATTTTCATTTTAGACCCTGCGAGTTCAGCTGTATTAATGGAAGCTGTGCAGTTTAGAGATGGTACTTATCATCTACCCTTAAGTGTTGCACAAACAGGGGTTTTAGTTGATACCCTAAAAGCTGAAGTCGCAGCTGTGGCAAATGGACGCATTAAACCTTTCATCCTTTGTGTAGAACCACAGCTTAGAAAATTCATTTCTAATATCTGTTTTAATTTTAATATTAATATTGTCGTTTTAAGCTTTGCAGAAATTGCAGAAAATACAAATTTCAATACAGAAGGTATCATTAAGATAGAATTTTAA
- the rpsO gene encoding 30S ribosomal protein S15 produces the protein MALDSAKKAEIVAKFARKPGDTGSTEVQIALLSTRISELTEHLKIYKKDFSSRLGLLKLVGKRKRLLTYLKRKNYQSYTKIISELGLRDK, from the coding sequence ATGGCTTTGGATTCGGCTAAAAAAGCAGAAATTGTTGCGAAATTCGCTAGAAAACCCGGAGATACAGGTTCAACAGAGGTTCAAATCGCACTTTTAAGCACAAGAATTTCGGAACTTACAGAGCATTTAAAAATTTATAAAAAAGATTTTTCTTCTCGTTTAGGACTTTTAAAACTTGTAGGAAAAAGAAAAAGACTTTTAACTTATCTTAAAAGAAAAAACTATCAAAGTTACACAAAAATCATCTCTGAACTCGGTTTGCGTGATAAATAA
- the folD gene encoding bifunctional methylenetetrahydrofolate dehydrogenase/methenyltetrahydrofolate cyclohydrolase FolD has translation MILLDGKALSQKIKEEIKHKSKELKTKGIEPCLAVILVGTDPASETYVNNKAKACELCGIKSLVYKLDESTTQNELLALINTLNYDDSVDGILVQLPLPKHINKNLILESIASSKDVDGFHPINVGYLNLGLESGFLPCTPLGVMKLLKSYDIKIEGLDCVVIGASNIVGRPMATLLLNADASVSVCHIKTRDLNFYTQKADLIISATGCAHLLKADMVKEGVIVVDVGITRIGNSLVGDVDFKEVSKKASYITPVPGGVGPMTIAMLLENTIKSAKNRLSNFATF, from the coding sequence ATGATTTTGCTCGATGGCAAAGCTTTAAGTCAAAAAATTAAAGAAGAGATAAAGCATAAAAGTAAAGAGTTAAAAACCAAAGGAATTGAACCTTGTTTGGCTGTGATTTTAGTCGGCACAGACCCTGCAAGTGAAACTTATGTGAATAATAAAGCAAAAGCTTGTGAGCTTTGTGGGATTAAATCTTTAGTTTATAAACTTGATGAGAGTACAACTCAAAATGAGCTTTTAGCTCTTATTAACACACTCAATTACGATGATAGCGTTGATGGAATTTTAGTTCAACTTCCTTTGCCTAAACATATTAATAAGAATTTAATCCTTGAAAGCATTGCGAGTTCTAAAGATGTTGATGGTTTTCATCCTATTAATGTTGGGTATTTAAATTTAGGACTTGAAAGTGGGTTTTTACCTTGCACACCTTTGGGGGTGATGAAACTTTTAAAATCATACGATATAAAAATCGAAGGCTTGGATTGTGTCGTAATCGGTGCTTCAAATATAGTTGGAAGACCGATGGCAACTTTACTTTTAAACGCAGATGCAAGTGTGAGTGTGTGCCATATTAAAACAAGGGATTTAAATTTTTATACTCAAAAAGCTGATTTGATTATCAGTGCAACAGGTTGTGCTCATTTGCTTAAAGCTGATATGGTTAAAGAAGGGGTGATTGTTGTTGATGTGGGCATCACTCGTATAGGGAATTCTTTAGTCGGTGATGTAGATTTTAAAGAGGTTTCTAAGAAAGCAAGTTATATCACTCCTGTTCCGGGCGGGGTGGGACCTATGACTATTGCAATGCTTTTAGAAAATACTATAAAATCAGCTAAAAACAGACTTTCTAATTTTGCAACTTTCTAG
- the murA gene encoding UDP-N-acetylglucosamine 1-carboxyvinyltransferase: protein MTYLEIEGANQLSGKVEISGAKNAALPLIVSSILAKNEVNISNVPNVADIKTLIHLLQNLGTKTEFKNHNLVLDTSSLNKTIAKYDIVRKMRASILTLGPLLARFKNCEVSLPGGCAIGQRPIDLHLLALEKMGANIQIKQGYVVANGNLKGAEIIFDKITVTGSENIIMAAALAQGKTRLINVAKEPEVVQLCEILKEAGLEISGIGSDELEIYGTNGELLEFKKIAVIPDRIEAGTYLCAGAITNSQITIEKVIPNHLNAVLSKLNQMGFESLIQKDSITLFPAKEIRAVEIITSEYPGFPTDMQAQFMALSLKAKGTSIIDERLFENRFMHVSELLRMGADIKLNGHIATIVGGKELNAADVMATDLRASSALVLAALAAKGTSRVHRIYHLDRGYENLEHKLKILGAKITRLEE, encoded by the coding sequence ATGACTTATTTAGAGATAGAAGGAGCGAATCAGCTTAGTGGAAAAGTAGAAATAAGCGGAGCGAAAAATGCTGCTTTACCTTTGATTGTTTCTAGTATTTTAGCAAAGAATGAGGTCAATATTTCTAATGTCCCAAATGTTGCTGATATTAAAACTTTAATCCATCTTTTACAGAATTTAGGCACAAAAACTGAATTTAAAAATCACAACTTAGTCTTAGATACAAGTTCTTTAAACAAAACCATAGCTAAATATGATATTGTTAGAAAAATGCGAGCTTCTATATTGACCTTAGGTCCTCTTTTAGCAAGATTTAAAAATTGCGAAGTTTCACTTCCGGGAGGCTGTGCTATAGGGCAAAGACCGATAGATTTACATCTTTTAGCCCTTGAAAAAATGGGGGCAAACATACAGATTAAACAAGGTTATGTGGTTGCGAATGGGAATTTAAAGGGAGCAGAAATCATTTTTGATAAAATCACCGTTACAGGCAGTGAAAATATCATTATGGCAGCAGCCCTTGCTCAAGGCAAAACGCGTTTGATTAATGTCGCTAAAGAGCCTGAAGTCGTGCAACTTTGCGAAATTCTAAAAGAAGCTGGACTTGAAATTTCAGGTATAGGAAGCGATGAGCTTGAAATTTATGGAACAAATGGAGAGCTTTTAGAATTTAAAAAGATTGCTGTGATTCCAGATAGAATAGAAGCAGGAACTTATCTTTGTGCTGGAGCTATCACAAATTCTCAAATCACGATTGAAAAGGTCATTCCAAATCATTTAAATGCCGTTTTATCAAAGCTTAATCAAATGGGTTTTGAAAGTTTGATACAAAAAGACAGCATTACCCTATTTCCTGCAAAAGAAATTAGGGCTGTTGAGATTATTACCAGCGAATATCCGGGTTTTCCTACCGATATGCAAGCACAATTTATGGCTTTATCCTTGAAAGCAAAGGGCACAAGCATTATTGATGAGAGATTGTTTGAAAATCGTTTTATGCATGTGAGTGAGCTTTTAAGAATGGGTGCGGATATTAAACTCAATGGACATATTGCAACCATAGTAGGTGGAAAAGAACTCAATGCTGCTGATGTTATGGCAACAGATTTAAGAGCCTCATCAGCCCTTGTTTTAGCTGCACTTGCAGCAAAAGGAACGAGTCGCGTGCATAGAATTTATCATTTGGATAGAGGTTATGAGAATTTAGAACACAAGCTTAAAATTTTAGGGGCTAAAATAACAAGGCTAGAAGAATGA
- a CDS encoding anthranilate synthase component II, whose amino-acid sequence MIDNYDSFTHILAFYFKELGYKCKIIKNDSFKKVEKLEDFNFSHLIISAGPNSPKESKLSIKAIKHFKKTKKILGICLGHQCIAYAFGGKIAKLKTPMQGKTSFLKFKKNRLFKGIKKEPRICLYHSLYVKKLPKNCKILAYNKEKFIMALKHKKYPIYGLQFHPEAVLSEEGKKILKNFIKL is encoded by the coding sequence ATGATTGATAATTACGATTCTTTCACGCATATTCTTGCTTTTTATTTTAAGGAATTAGGATATAAATGTAAGATTATAAAAAATGATAGTTTTAAAAAGGTCGAAAAACTTGAAGATTTTAATTTTTCTCATTTAATCATCTCTGCGGGTCCAAATTCTCCCAAAGAATCAAAACTTAGCATTAAAGCAATCAAGCATTTTAAAAAAACGAAAAAAATTCTAGGAATTTGTTTAGGGCATCAATGCATCGCTTATGCTTTTGGTGGTAAAATTGCAAAATTAAAAACTCCTATGCAAGGTAAAACTTCTTTTTTAAAATTTAAAAAAAATAGGCTTTTTAAAGGGATAAAAAAAGAGCCAAGAATTTGTCTTTATCATTCTTTATATGTTAAGAAATTGCCTAAAAATTGTAAAATTTTAGCTTACAATAAAGAAAAATTTATTATGGCTTTAAAACATAAAAAATACCCTATTTATGGTCTGCAATTTCACCCAGAAGCTGTGTTGAGCGAAGAGGGTAAAAAAATTCTTAAAAATTTTATAAAATTATGA
- a CDS encoding c-type cytochrome: MKFIFVFFLSIASLLSADFITPKEYAKMLYENPRGISCKNCHGIDGAEQILGHYIQNGTQRSFIVPNIQNLSFKEFKHSLTQFKDSKSIMPNYSLTDDEIVALYNYIHQQKEKK, translated from the coding sequence TTGAAATTTATATTTGTATTTTTTTTAAGCATTGCATCTCTTTTAAGTGCTGATTTTATCACTCCAAAAGAATATGCAAAAATGCTTTATGAAAATCCTAGAGGTATTAGTTGTAAAAATTGTCATGGAATAGACGGAGCAGAGCAAATTTTAGGACATTATATTCAAAATGGGACTCAACGTTCTTTTATTGTCCCAAACATTCAAAATCTTAGCTTTAAAGAATTTAAACATTCTCTGACTCAATTCAAAGATTCAAAATCTATAATGCCAAATTATTCATTAACCGATGATGAAATTGTAGCTTTATATAATTATATTCACCAACAAAAGGAGAAAAAATGA
- a CDS encoding DHH family phosphoesterase, which yields MKIYHLSHTDLDGYACQYIVNFYFKNVEFYNSNYGKEINENFNAILNDFDTSKPDKAMILITDLNLTLAQCDEFEKECEKRGLKILLLDHHQSGEECMQKYSWYLLDSSRCAAKIVYDFFSKICSCNEGLTQFVNVVNAVDIWLKEDENFELGKVFLGLIANAKEINRVMFKDKNILYIFFLFNHARKFIGKENAHILLENAVHFIKKDFFSKGKDDTLSNLISFFVVENLSEIKKDLILYYEGYKGILTSNIGNTSVIGNEFLLKNPEFDFFIDVSSRKTLSFRANGKIDVSLMAKNLVGGGGHKNASGGFFSAFKESANYAFLKAQIIDLIKSKEIKKDNANATTT from the coding sequence ATGAAAATTTATCATTTATCCCATACGGATTTGGATGGTTATGCGTGTCAATATATTGTAAATTTTTATTTTAAGAATGTGGAATTTTATAATTCTAATTATGGTAAAGAAATTAATGAAAATTTCAATGCAATTTTAAATGACTTTGACACAAGCAAACCAGATAAAGCTATGATTCTCATCACGGATTTAAATTTAACTCTTGCACAATGTGATGAATTTGAAAAAGAATGCGAAAAAAGAGGGCTTAAAATTCTACTTCTTGATCATCATCAAAGCGGGGAAGAATGTATGCAAAAATACTCTTGGTATTTGCTTGATAGCTCAAGATGTGCTGCAAAAATTGTTTATGATTTTTTTTCAAAAATTTGCTCTTGTAATGAAGGACTTACTCAATTTGTTAATGTGGTCAATGCTGTGGATATTTGGCTTAAAGAAGATGAAAATTTTGAACTTGGAAAGGTTTTTTTGGGCTTGATTGCGAATGCTAAAGAAATCAATCGCGTGATGTTTAAGGATAAAAATATTTTATATATCTTTTTTTTATTCAATCACGCGAGAAAATTTATAGGCAAAGAAAATGCACACATTTTACTTGAAAATGCGGTGCATTTTATTAAAAAAGATTTTTTTTCTAAAGGAAAAGATGATACTTTATCAAATTTAATCTCGTTTTTCGTGGTTGAAAATTTAAGTGAAATTAAAAAAGATTTGATTTTGTATTATGAGGGATATAAAGGAATTCTTACTTCAAATATAGGCAATACTTCTGTTATAGGCAATGAATTCTTGCTGAAAAATCCTGAATTTGATTTTTTTATCGATGTAAGCTCACGCAAAACTTTGAGTTTTAGAGCAAATGGAAAGATTGATGTCAGTTTGATGGCAAAGAATCTTGTCGGCGGAGGAGGGCATAAAAATGCGAGTGGAGGATTTTTTAGTGCTTTTAAAGAGAGTGCGAATTATGCTTTTTTAAAGGCTCAAATTATTGATTTGATTAAAAGCAAAGAGATTAAAAAGGATAATGCAAATGCCACAACAACATAA
- the lepB gene encoding signal peptidase I — MNFLKKLYHFSNSWVGTIIIVLLVIFFFMQPFVIPSGSMKNTLLVGDFLFAKKFSYGIPIPHIPWAEIPILPDFNKDGHLFKGEGPQRGDIVVFRNPRNEKIHFVKRCVGMGGDKVVYANKTLYVRMHEGDDFMRAHYKKEDLAILGSELYVKEPYKQKGIHYDDKKDIEEDILRYINIQDFAMNPVYFEELGNQISPAGGNAYEFDVPENEYFMMGDNRDHSFDSRFWGSVPYKFIVGAPWFVYFSVDKNYNVRWQRIGRLSDTLENDEKYILEEDDEDSLS; from the coding sequence ATGAATTTCTTAAAAAAACTTTATCATTTTTCAAATTCTTGGGTAGGGACTATTATTATTGTTTTGCTTGTGATATTCTTTTTTATGCAGCCTTTTGTTATACCTTCGGGTTCTATGAAAAATACTTTACTTGTTGGGGATTTTTTATTTGCGAAAAAATTCTCCTACGGGATACCTATACCGCATATTCCTTGGGCTGAAATTCCTATTCTTCCGGATTTTAATAAAGATGGACATTTATTTAAAGGTGAGGGTCCTCAAAGGGGCGATATCGTTGTATTTAGAAATCCACGCAATGAAAAAATCCATTTTGTCAAACGTTGTGTTGGAATGGGTGGAGATAAAGTCGTTTATGCAAATAAGACTTTATATGTAAGAATGCACGAGGGCGATGATTTTATGCGGGCACATTATAAAAAAGAAGATTTGGCGATTCTTGGCAGTGAGCTTTATGTTAAAGAGCCTTATAAACAAAAAGGAATTCATTATGATGATAAAAAGGATATAGAAGAAGATATTTTAAGATATATCAATATACAAGATTTTGCGATGAATCCTGTGTATTTTGAGGAGCTTGGCAATCAGATAAGTCCAGCTGGTGGCAATGCTTATGAATTTGATGTTCCAGAAAATGAGTATTTTATGATGGGCGATAATAGAGATCATTCTTTTGATAGTCGTTTTTGGGGAAGTGTGCCTTATAAATTTATAGTGGGAGCTCCTTGGTTTGTGTATTTTTCTGTGGATAAAAATTATAATGTGCGTTGGCAAAGAATAGGACGTTTAAGCGATACTTTAGAAAATGATGAAAAATACATACTTGAAGAAGACGATGAGGATAGTTTAAGTTAA